From a single Halogeometricum sp. S3BR5-2 genomic region:
- a CDS encoding four-helix bundle copper-binding protein, whose amino-acid sequence MSLSESVSEIDHLSEEQRECIENCTRATEVCEWCADECLGSEDMEECARLCRDVADIASLHARLMARDSDYANDLAETCADVCEACADECESHDADHCQQCAEVLRDCVETCRSMA is encoded by the coding sequence ATGTCCCTGTCAGAGTCCGTCTCCGAGATCGACCATCTGAGCGAGGAACAGCGCGAATGTATCGAGAACTGCACCCGGGCCACCGAGGTCTGCGAGTGGTGCGCCGACGAGTGCCTCGGCAGCGAGGACATGGAGGAGTGCGCCCGCCTCTGCCGCGACGTGGCCGACATCGCGTCGCTCCACGCGCGACTGATGGCCCGCGATTCCGACTACGCCAACGACCTCGCGGAGACGTGCGCGGACGTCTGCGAGGCGTGCGCCGACGAGTGTGAGAGCCACGACGCCGACCACTGCCAGCAGTGCGCGGAAGTCCTCCGCGACTGCGTCGAGACGTGCCGGAGCATGGCATAG